A portion of the Oscillospiraceae bacterium genome contains these proteins:
- a CDS encoding Fic family protein: MQNKKPPFTITEKILTDVMESCELVGKVSSTQHLSSDPVLRRQNRIKTIYSSLAIEQNTLSLEQVTAVLSGKRVLAPPKDIAEVKNAYEIYDHLNELNPYSVEDLLLAHHVMMRGLVQEDGVFRSKPVGVVDSHGNVLHFGTLPQYVPPLVEELLKWTEDSPLPMLIKSCVFHYEFEVIHPFADGNGRIGRLWHTLLLSRWNPLFAWLPVESIVHDHQQEYYEAINTSNAQGEGTAFIEFMLSVIKEALLSVIPENFEKSMMPTSGKENRWNILEKYLKKEKIIHNSDVQQLLEVSSATANRILVSFVKEGKLERVRDGRYWAYQKL, translated from the coding sequence ATGCAGAATAAAAAACCGCCATTTACAATTACAGAAAAAATTCTCACAGATGTAATGGAGAGTTGTGAACTTGTTGGAAAAGTGAGCTCAACACAACATCTTTCATCTGACCCTGTTCTGCGTAGGCAGAATCGGATTAAAACAATTTATTCCTCTCTTGCAATTGAACAAAATACACTATCCTTAGAGCAGGTAACGGCTGTACTATCAGGAAAACGTGTCCTTGCACCGCCAAAAGACATTGCGGAGGTGAAGAATGCGTATGAAATTTACGACCATTTGAATGAATTGAATCCATACTCAGTGGAAGACTTACTGTTGGCTCATCATGTGATGATGCGAGGGCTGGTTCAAGAAGATGGTGTGTTTCGCTCAAAGCCAGTAGGTGTGGTTGACAGTCATGGAAATGTACTTCATTTTGGAACACTACCGCAGTATGTGCCTCCTCTGGTGGAAGAACTGCTCAAATGGACAGAGGACAGCCCGCTTCCGATGCTGATCAAAAGTTGCGTGTTTCACTATGAATTTGAAGTAATCCATCCGTTTGCAGATGGAAATGGAAGAATCGGAAGGCTTTGGCATACGCTACTGCTCTCCAGATGGAATCCGCTGTTTGCATGGCTTCCGGTGGAGTCTATTGTTCATGATCATCAGCAGGAGTATTATGAGGCTATCAATACATCCAATGCCCAAGGTGAAGGAACTGCATTTATTGAATTTATGCTAAGTGTGATTAAAGAAGCACTTTTGAGTGTAATCCCAGAAAACTTCGAAAAGAGCATGATGCCTACAAGTGGAAAAGAAAATCGATGGAATATTCTTGAAAAATACTTGAAAAAAGAGAAGATTATTCATAACAGTGATGTGCAACAGTTGCTGGAAGTCTCTTCAGCAACAGCAAATCGAATTCTAGTTTCTTTTGTAAAAGAAGGTAAACTAGAGAGAGTGAGAGATGGTCGCTATTGGGCGTATCAAAAGTTATAA
- a CDS encoding DUF3848 domain-containing protein, producing MNDVNNRIFKEFTEFFDNVEKSASEISVTMAYEITMKSTISTAIIVLESEGRLEERYWNHLRVQNNILDFLYDLWVGSCHSLAADFSTIMKDLVEYDFIITESIMRERMQSA from the coding sequence ATGAATGATGTAAATAACCGCATTTTCAAGGAATTCACGGAATTTTTTGACAACGTTGAGAAGAGTGCTTCTGAAATCAGCGTTACCATGGCTTATGAGATCACGATGAAAAGTACCATCAGCACCGCCATTATTGTTTTGGAATCCGAGGGCAGACTGGAGGAGCGCTACTGGAACCATCTCAGGGTGCAAAATAATATTCTGGATTTTCTTTATGACCTGTGGGTTGGCTCTTGCCATTCGTTAGCTGCCGACTTTTCCACGATCATGAAAGACTTGGTGGAATACGACTTCATCATTACCGAATCAATTATGAGAGAAAGGATGCAAAGTGCATGA